The Streptomyces tendae genome has a window encoding:
- a CDS encoding quinone-dependent dihydroorotate dehydrogenase has product MYRILFTLLFSRMDPEQAHHLAFRWIRRVARVPVLRTFVAAVLAPRHQELRTEALGLRLHSPFGLAAGFDKNAVGIDGLAMLGFDHVEIGTVTGEPQPGNPRKRLFRLVADRALINRMGFNNDGSLAVAARLASRTPVFRTVVGVNIGKTKVVPESEAAADYVKSAERLAPHADYLVVNVSSPNTPGLRSLQAVDQLRPLLTAVREAADRAVPARRVPLLVKIAPDLADEDVDAVADLAVELGLDGIIATNTTIAREGLGLTSDPSVVQETGGLSGAPLKARSLEVLRRLYARVGDRITLIGVGGVENAEDAWQRILAGATLVQGYSAFIYQGPFWARAIHKGLAARLRTSPYATLADAVGADVRTTT; this is encoded by the coding sequence ATGTACAGGATTCTGTTCACCCTGCTCTTCTCCCGCATGGACCCGGAGCAGGCCCACCACCTGGCCTTCCGCTGGATCCGCCGCGTCGCGCGCGTCCCGGTCCTGCGCACCTTCGTCGCCGCCGTGCTCGCCCCCCGCCACCAGGAGCTGCGCACCGAGGCCCTCGGACTGCGGCTGCACAGCCCCTTCGGCCTGGCCGCCGGCTTCGACAAGAACGCCGTCGGGATCGACGGCCTGGCGATGCTCGGCTTCGACCACGTCGAGATCGGCACGGTCACCGGCGAACCGCAGCCCGGCAACCCCAGGAAGCGGCTGTTCCGGCTGGTCGCCGACCGGGCGCTGATCAACCGCATGGGCTTCAACAACGACGGCTCGCTCGCCGTCGCCGCCCGCCTGGCCTCCCGCACACCGGTCTTCCGCACGGTCGTGGGCGTCAACATCGGCAAGACCAAGGTCGTCCCGGAGTCCGAGGCCGCCGCCGACTACGTGAAGTCCGCCGAGCGGCTCGCCCCGCACGCCGACTACCTGGTCGTCAACGTCTCGTCCCCGAACACCCCCGGACTGCGCAGCCTCCAGGCCGTGGACCAGCTCCGCCCGCTGCTCACCGCCGTCCGCGAGGCCGCCGACCGCGCGGTACCGGCCCGCCGGGTGCCGCTGCTGGTGAAGATCGCCCCCGACCTGGCCGACGAGGACGTCGACGCCGTCGCGGACCTCGCCGTGGAACTCGGCCTCGACGGCATCATCGCCACCAACACCACCATCGCCCGCGAGGGCCTCGGCCTGACCTCGGACCCGTCCGTGGTCCAGGAGACCGGCGGACTGTCCGGCGCGCCCCTCAAGGCACGCTCCCTCGAGGTGCTGCGCCGCCTCTACGCGCGCGTGGGCGACCGGATCACGCTGATCGGCGTGGGCGGCGTCGAGAACGCCGAGGACGCCTGGCAGCGCATCCTGGCAGGCGCCACGCTGGTCCAGGGGTACAGCGCGTTCATCTACCAAGGCCCCTTCTGGGCCCGCGCCATCCACAAGGGGCTCGCCGCGCGGCTGCGCACCAGCCCCTACGCCACGCTCGCCGACGCGGTGGGCGCCGACGTGAGGACCACGACATGA
- the pyrF gene encoding orotidine-5'-phosphate decarboxylase encodes MTGPDPFGLRLRRAMDERGPLCVGIDPHASLLAEWGLNDDVNGLERFSRTVVEAVAGRVAVLKPQSAFFERFGSRGVAVLETTVREAREAGALVVMDAKRGDIGSTMAAYAESFLHKGAPLFSDALTVSPYLGYGSLSPAVALARESGAGLFVLALTSNPEGGEVQHAVRPDGRTVGATMLAHLALENAGEEPLGSFGAVVGATLGDLSSYDLDMGGPILAPGIGAQGATAADLPAVFGRAVRNVVPNVSRGVLRHGPDVVALRDAAERFADGIRAAVTAA; translated from the coding sequence ATGACCGGACCGGATCCCTTCGGACTGCGGCTGCGCCGTGCGATGGACGAGCGGGGACCGCTGTGCGTGGGCATCGACCCGCACGCCTCGCTGCTCGCCGAGTGGGGCCTGAACGACGACGTGAACGGTCTCGAGCGGTTCAGCCGCACGGTCGTCGAGGCCGTCGCCGGCCGGGTCGCCGTGCTCAAGCCGCAGAGCGCCTTCTTCGAGCGGTTCGGCTCGCGCGGCGTCGCCGTGCTGGAGACGACCGTGCGCGAGGCCCGGGAGGCCGGGGCGCTCGTCGTCATGGACGCCAAGCGCGGCGACATCGGCTCCACCATGGCCGCCTACGCCGAGTCGTTCCTGCACAAGGGCGCGCCGCTGTTCTCCGACGCCCTCACCGTCTCGCCGTACCTCGGCTACGGCTCGCTGAGCCCCGCCGTCGCGTTGGCCCGGGAGTCCGGCGCCGGACTGTTCGTGCTGGCGCTGACGTCCAACCCGGAGGGCGGCGAGGTGCAGCACGCGGTGCGCCCCGACGGGCGCACCGTCGGGGCGACGATGCTCGCGCACCTCGCGCTGGAGAACGCCGGCGAGGAACCGCTCGGCTCCTTCGGCGCCGTGGTCGGCGCGACCCTCGGCGACCTGTCGTCGTACGACCTGGACATGGGCGGGCCGATCCTGGCGCCGGGCATCGGCGCGCAGGGCGCCACGGCGGCCGACCTTCCGGCCGTGTTCGGGCGCGCGGTGCGCAACGTCGTGCCGAACGTCAGCCGGGGAGTGTTGCGCCACGGTCCCGACGTCGTCGCTCTGCGTGACGCCGCGGAGCGGTTCGCGGACGGGATACGGGCCGCCGTGACGGCCGCCTGA